One Manihot esculenta cultivar AM560-2 chromosome 18, M.esculenta_v8, whole genome shotgun sequence genomic window carries:
- the LOC110611588 gene encoding cation/H(+) antiporter 4, giving the protein MASMGEAPIAQNQKLICTEFPPNINSNGIWESLRATSVLKYTLPLLQLQTILIFFITQVCHFVLKHFGIPVIISQLLAGVILGPSLLGSNTKFKKLLFTINSQDILGTIGTLGYTFFIFLCGVKMDVGMIFKTGRKACGIGILSLAVPLVLGLSIEVALENSSLGKNLPDNLYIVTSILSATPFPVISTLLADLNILNSELGRLGLSAAMIGEMGTVGLFNLSILITVGKNSSLRVAFRSLGCTIGYIVAAVYVIRPAMLWVVKQTPKGRPVKDVYIIAIFVLVSLSGILSDSFAQSVFFGPFILGLAIPDGPPLGSAVVEKLDCIVSGFFIPLFVTTSAMRAEFGMLNSNKDLITVEIILILVTLMSKIAACLMASLCSKMPLNDSLALSLIMSCKGIVELATYNFLRDNQVVNGETFTVLITSVVVTASIIPMVIKKLYDPSRKYAGYQKRNITDLRPNSELRMLMCIHNPDDVTAATNLLDAYCPTLERPITVCILHLIKLIGRASPIFISHNIQVKSFFPHSYSENVIISFNQYQQKKLGAVTINNFTAVSPPKLMHEDICTLALDKLTSLIVLPFHRNWSADGSITSEDITIRNLNCHILETSPCSVGILVNRGHLRRTKTEQSRHVAMIFLGGNDDREALEFSKRMAKGSSINLTVVRMVAKDHEGIITWDEMLDSEALKDVKFNKDSSVTYKEKLVEDGPQTAYALRGMVCKYDLIIVGRRNGIDCPQTVGLCEWSEFPELGVLGDLLASSDLNGKASILVVQQQQQLT; this is encoded by the exons ATGGCAAGCATGGGAGAAGCACCAATTGCTCAGAATCAAAAGCTTATATGCACCGAGTTTCCACCAAATATCAATTCAAATGGCATTTGGGAGAGCTTGAGAGCTACTTCTGTTCTTAAATATACATTGCCATTATTGCAATTGCAGACTATTCTTATTTTCTTCATCACCCAAGTTTGTCATTTTGTTCTCAAGCATTTTGGGATCCCAGTTATCATTTCGCAGCTTCTT GCTGGAGTGATCCTTGGTCCTTCTTTGCTTGGGAGCAACACCAAATTCAAGAAACTTCTTTTCACAATTAACAGCCAAGATATACTTGGCACAATAGGCACATTGGGTTacacatttttcatttttctatgTGGAGTGAAGATGGATGTTGGTATGATATTCAAAACAGGAAGAAAAGCTTGTGGGATTGGTATTTTATCACTGGCTGTGCCTTTAGTACTTGGCCTCAGTATTGAAGTTGCATTGGAAAATTCTTCTTTAGGAAAAAACTTGCCTGATAACCTCTACATTGTAACATCAATACTTTCTGCAACCCCATTTCCTGTAATTTCAACTCTTCTTGCTGATCTCAACATCTTAAATTCAGAACTCGGCCGATTAGGATTATCAGCAGCAATGATAGGTGAAATGGGTACTGTAGGACTATTCAACCTATCTATCTTGATTACTGTTGGCAAAAATAGTTCACTTCGTGTGGCTTTTAGAAGCCTTGGGTGTACCATTGGCTATATTGTTGCAGCTGTTTATGTCATTAGACCTGCAATGCTTTGGGTGGTGAAGCAGACACCCAAAGGAAGACCCGTGAAGGATGTATACATCATTGCAATCTTTGTATTGGTTTCTTTGAGTGGAATTCTTTCTGATTCTTTTGCTCAATCTGTTTTCTTTGGGCCATTTATTCTTGGTTTGGCTATACCAGATGGACCACCATTAGGATCTGCAGTGGTAGAGAAGCTTGATTGTATTGTTTCAGGTTTTTTTATACCACTATTTGTTACTACATCAGCTATGAGAGCTGAGTTTGGAATGCTCAACTCCAACAAAGACTTGATAACAGTTGAAATCATCCTTATTCTTGTGACTTTGATGTCCAAGATTGCGGCTTGTCTCATGGCTTCATTATGTAGTAAGATGCCTCTGAATGATTCTTTAGCACTTTCCCTCATTATGAGTTGCAAAGGCATTGTTGAGTTGGCAACCTATAACTTCTTAAGAGACAATCAA GTTGTCAATGGAGAGACTTTTACTGTGCTGATCACAAGTGTTGTAGTCACAGCAAGCATTATTCCAATGGTTATTAAAAAACTTTATGATCCTTCAAGGAAATATGCTGGCTACCAAAAAAGAAACATCACAGACTTAAGGCCTAACTCGGAATTGCGAATGCTTATGTGCATTCACAATCCTGATGATGTCACTGCTGCAACTAATCTCCTTGATGCCTATTGTCCAACCCTTGAGAGGCCTATTACTGTTTGCATTCTTCACCTAATCAAGTTAATTGGCAGAGCTTCTCCAATCTTTATATCACACAATATTCAAGTCAAGAGCTTCTTTCCCCACTCCTACTCTGAGAATGTTATCATATCATTCAACCAATACCAACAAAAAAAACTAGGAGCTGTTACAATAAACAACTTCACAGCAGTCTCACCACCAAAACTAATGCATGAAGACATATGCACTCTTGCATTAGACAAACTCACATCACTCATTGTCCTCCCGTTTCATCGAAATTGGTCCGCTGATGGTTCTATTACTTCTGAAGACATCACAATAAGGAACTTGAACTGTCATATCCTAGAGACATCACCTTGCTCTGTAGGGATCCTTGTGAACCGTGGTCACCTTAGACGAACCAAAACGGAGCAGTCAAGGCATGTTGCTATGATCTTCTTGGGAGGTAATGATGATAGAGAAGCATTGGAATTTTCAAAACGCATGGCCAAAGGGTCTAGTATAAACTTAACAGTAGTTCGTATGGTAGCTAAAGACCACGAAGGAATCATAACTTGGGATGAAATGTTAGATTCTGAGGCATTGAAGGATGTTAAGTTTAATAAAGATAGTAGTGTTACATACAAAGAGAAATTGGTTGAAGATGGACCTCAAACTGCATATGCATTAAGAGGAATGGTATGCAAATATGACCTTATTATAGTTGGGAGACGAAATGGCATAGATTGCCCACAAACAGTTGGACTTTGTGAATGGAGTGAATTTCCTGAGTTGGGTGTTTTAGGAGATCTACTTGCATCATCTGATCTCAATGGCAAAGCTTCAATCTTAGTTGTCCAACAACAACAACAGCTCACTTAG